One Streptomyces formicae genomic window, CTCGGGGTGGAACTGGGTGGCGCTCAGGGCGCCGTTCTCGACGGCCGCCACGAAGGGCTCGCCGTGCGTGGACCAGTGCACGTACGGGGCACGCATCACCGGGTTCGCGACTTCGAGGGACCAGGTGTGCACGGCGTAGGAGTGCACGAAGTAGAAGCGCGCGTCGTCGTCCAGGCCCTTGAAGAGCGGGGACCCCGCCGATGCCTGCACCGTGTTCCAGCCCATGTGCGGCACGATGTCGGCCTTCAGCGGCTCGACGGTGCCGGGCCACTCGTCCAGGCCCTCGGTCTCCACGCCGTGCTCGATGCCGCGCGCGAAGAGGATCTGCATGCCCACGCAGATGCCCATCACGGGACGGCCGCCGGAGAGCCTGCGCCCGACGATCCAGTCGCCGCGCGCCTCCTTGAGGCCCTCCATGCAGGCGGCGA contains:
- the hisH gene encoding imidazole glycerol phosphate synthase subunit HisH, whose product is MSTPKKVVVFDYGFGNVRSAERALARAGADVEITRDFDTAMNADGLLVPGVGAFAACMEGLKEARGDWIVGRRLSGGRPVMGICVGMQILFARGIEHGVETEGLDEWPGTVEPLKADIVPHMGWNTVQASAGSPLFKGLDDDARFYFVHSYAVHTWSLEVANPVMRAPYVHWSTHGEPFVAAVENGALSATQFHPEKSGDAGAQLLTNWIGTL